One segment of Geitlerinema sp. PCC 9228 DNA contains the following:
- the purD gene encoding phosphoribosylamine--glycine ligase — MNILIVGNGGREHALAWTLLRSPQVQQVCVAPGNGGTELMEGCENIPVGVTDFAKMKEAVRDRHIDLVVVGPEDPLAAGIADFFQAEGIAVFGPTQAAAQIESSKSWAKQLCNEAGIPTAAAATFSREHLDAALDYIANQTPPIVVKADGLAAGKGVAIASTVAEAQNTVRDFFGGKLGTAGNQVVIEEYLQGQEVSVLAITDGKTIRPLLPAQDHKPIGEGDTGDNTGGMGAYVPTPFFSSPALDTVKTEILEKAIAAMQKRGIDYRGVLYAGLIVSPQGDIKVLEFNCRFGDPETQAILPILETPLDSLMLAVTQQKLDQHPPIRWKSSSAACVVVASGGYPGSYAKGYPITGIAEAEETGALVFHAGTQIKDQQLVTSGGRVLGVTGLGDHLAIALENSYQALSKINFTNCYYRRDIGYQVLETQNSQNP, encoded by the coding sequence TTGAATATTCTCATTGTTGGTAATGGTGGTCGGGAACACGCGCTGGCGTGGACCTTGCTGCGATCGCCCCAAGTGCAGCAAGTTTGCGTTGCCCCGGGAAATGGGGGCACCGAATTGATGGAAGGCTGCGAAAATATCCCCGTGGGCGTGACAGATTTTGCCAAAATGAAAGAGGCGGTGCGCGATCGCCATATTGATTTGGTCGTAGTAGGTCCAGAAGACCCCCTAGCCGCTGGTATCGCCGATTTTTTCCAAGCCGAAGGCATTGCCGTTTTTGGTCCTACCCAAGCCGCCGCCCAAATTGAATCCAGCAAATCCTGGGCAAAACAACTCTGCAACGAAGCCGGCATTCCCACCGCTGCCGCCGCTACCTTTTCTCGCGAACATTTAGACGCTGCCTTAGACTATATCGCCAACCAAACCCCACCTATCGTTGTCAAAGCCGACGGGTTGGCGGCTGGCAAAGGCGTAGCGATCGCATCTACCGTAGCAGAAGCACAAAATACCGTCCGAGATTTCTTTGGTGGTAAATTGGGGACTGCCGGCAACCAAGTGGTCATCGAAGAATACCTGCAAGGTCAGGAAGTATCGGTTCTCGCCATCACCGACGGCAAAACCATTCGCCCCCTGCTACCGGCGCAAGACCACAAACCCATTGGCGAAGGAGATACCGGCGATAACACCGGCGGCATGGGTGCTTACGTTCCCACGCCATTTTTTTCCTCCCCGGCGTTGGATACCGTCAAAACAGAAATTTTAGAAAAAGCGATCGCGGCCATGCAAAAACGTGGCATTGATTATCGCGGCGTCTTGTATGCCGGTTTAATTGTTTCCCCCCAAGGGGATATAAAAGTTTTGGAATTCAACTGCCGTTTCGGCGACCCAGAAACCCAAGCCATCTTACCCATCCTGGAAACCCCCCTAGACTCCTTAATGCTAGCGGTTACCCAGCAAAAACTAGACCAACATCCCCCCATTCGTTGGAAAAGCAGTTCGGCAGCTTGTGTCGTTGTCGCCTCCGGTGGCTATCCCGGCAGCTACGCCAAAGGCTATCCCATCACCGGCATTGCCGAAGCCGAAGAAACCGGTGCCCTTGTCTTCCATGCCGGCACTCAGATTAAAGACCAACAATTGGTAACCAGCGGCGGTCGGGTTTTGGGAGTAACCGGTCTGGGTGACCATTTAGCGATCGCATTGGAAAATAGCTACCAAGCCCTCTCAAAAATTAACTTTACAAACTGTTACTACCGTCGAGATATTGGCTATCAAGTTCTAGAAACCCAAAATTCCCAAAACCCGTAA
- a CDS encoding fasciclin domain-containing protein, whose protein sequence is MANIVDIAVQSDSFKTLVTAVQVAGLVDALKDAESLTVFAPTDDAFAKLPPGTVDSLVKAPPQLGRILSFHVVPGKYTKSDLANIESLTSLEGSPIPIRAGENFEVKNATVVQPDIEADNGVIHVIDTVMLMG, encoded by the coding sequence GTGGCGAATATTGTTGACATTGCCGTGCAATCGGATTCCTTCAAAACTTTGGTAACCGCCGTGCAAGTGGCTGGTTTGGTTGATGCCTTAAAAGATGCCGAATCCCTGACGGTATTTGCCCCCACCGACGATGCTTTTGCCAAATTGCCACCAGGAACGGTAGACTCTCTTGTGAAAGCACCGCCGCAGTTGGGTAGAATTTTAAGCTTTCACGTGGTTCCCGGAAAATACACCAAATCCGATTTAGCCAATATCGAATCGCTGACTTCTTTAGAAGGGTCGCCGATTCCCATTCGCGCGGGGGAAAACTTTGAAGTCAAAAATGCCACGGTCGTGCAACCCGATATTGAAGCCGACAATGGTGTTATCCACGTTATCGATACGGTGATGTTAATGGGATAG
- a CDS encoding phosphate-starvation-inducible PsiE family protein encodes MVRFKKFWRYFLKELQDERFLYRVEQLQGQLSKFLTLVMVVVLLVAAVDLVVAIAQQLLSRSLGSLTDTLFSIFGLFLNILIALEIMANITAYLRQHYIQLELAIGTALIAISRKIVLFDFKKSSGLDLIGLAIAVFTLTISYWIIRSGINSKK; translated from the coding sequence GTGGTGCGATTCAAAAAATTTTGGCGGTATTTCCTCAAAGAGTTACAGGACGAACGGTTTCTGTATCGAGTCGAACAGTTGCAGGGTCAGCTTTCTAAATTTTTGACCCTAGTAATGGTCGTTGTTTTGCTCGTGGCTGCGGTAGATTTAGTGGTAGCGATCGCCCAGCAGTTGTTATCCCGCTCGTTAGGTTCGCTAACAGATACCTTATTTTCGATTTTTGGATTATTTTTAAATATCCTCATTGCTTTGGAAATTATGGCAAATATTACAGCCTATTTGCGGCAGCATTACATCCAATTAGAGTTGGCTATTGGTACAGCTCTCATTGCCATATCGCGAAAAATTGTTTTGTTTGACTTTAAAAAAAGTTCTGGCTTGGATTTAATTGGTTTAGCGATCGCTGTTTTTACGCTAACCATAAGTTATTGGATTATTCGCTCTGGTATTAATAGTAAAAAATAA
- a CDS encoding DNA adenine methylase translates to MDKIKSPLRYPGGKSKALKTIIPHLPPNIKEYREPFVGGGSVFLAVKQLFDRQIQSYWINDLNYDLFCFWKYAQSDIEHLVSQVRDIKQKYDNGRELFHNLTHSDLKPSEFERAVRFFVLNRITFSGTVDSGGYSQQAFERRFTDSSIERLQKLCSVLSSVRITNQDYEELLFQNGENVFIFLDPPYFRSTKSCLYGVKGNLHTSFDHERFANNMRRCSHQWLITYDDSPEIRELFDFAKITPWNLQYGMNNYKQTSAAAGQEIMIQNY, encoded by the coding sequence ATTGATAAAATTAAAAGTCCTTTGCGCTATCCCGGCGGTAAATCCAAAGCTCTCAAGACAATTATTCCCCACCTACCGCCGAACATCAAAGAATATAGAGAACCGTTTGTGGGGGGTGGTTCGGTTTTTCTGGCGGTGAAACAGTTGTTTGACAGACAAATCCAGTCGTATTGGATTAACGATTTGAACTACGATCTGTTTTGTTTTTGGAAATACGCTCAAAGCGACATCGAACATTTGGTTTCTCAAGTTCGAGATATCAAGCAGAAATACGATAATGGTCGGGAATTATTTCATAATTTAACTCATAGCGATTTAAAACCGAGCGAATTTGAACGAGCGGTACGTTTTTTTGTTTTGAACCGCATTACTTTTTCTGGAACAGTCGATTCGGGAGGATATTCCCAACAGGCTTTTGAACGTCGCTTTACCGATTCATCTATAGAGCGATTGCAGAAATTATGTTCTGTCCTATCTTCAGTTCGGATTACAAATCAGGACTACGAAGAGTTATTATTTCAAAATGGAGAGAACGTGTTTATTTTTCTAGACCCTCCCTACTTTCGTTCTACCAAATCCTGTCTCTACGGCGTTAAAGGGAATCTCCATACTTCTTTCGACCACGAACGATTTGCCAACAATATGCGTCGCTGTTCCCATCAATGGCTGATAACCTACGACGATTCTCCGGAAATTCGAGAACTATTTGATTTTGCGAAAATTACGCCCTGGAATTTGCAATACGGTATGAACAATTACAAACAAACTTCGGCAGCGGCGGGGCAAGAAATTATGATTCAAAACTACTGA
- a CDS encoding alpha/beta hydrolase: MTSQASHQIGDRNVQIQNANIHYLEAGNAESPSILFLHGASFSAKTWEELGSLVWFAQQGYHAVSMDLPGYGKSQKTAAQPAEFLLAFLEATGLSQPVIVSPSMSGKYSLPFIVQYPQQCRGWVAVAPVGINKFKQQLANVNLPVLAIWGSSDRIVPAKQADVLKQTMPNVRKVILEKAGHACYMRATDEFHNHLLQFCQDYS, translated from the coding sequence ATGACCTCCCAAGCATCCCATCAAATAGGCGATCGCAACGTCCAAATCCAAAACGCCAACATCCACTACCTAGAAGCCGGCAATGCCGAATCTCCCAGTATCTTGTTTCTCCACGGTGCCAGCTTTTCTGCCAAAACCTGGGAAGAACTGGGGTCTTTGGTTTGGTTTGCCCAACAGGGATATCATGCTGTTTCCATGGATTTGCCCGGATATGGGAAATCGCAAAAGACAGCAGCCCAGCCGGCGGAGTTTTTGCTGGCTTTTTTGGAGGCAACCGGTCTTTCCCAGCCAGTTATCGTTTCCCCTTCCATGAGTGGCAAATACAGCCTGCCGTTTATTGTGCAATATCCCCAGCAATGTCGCGGATGGGTAGCAGTTGCGCCGGTAGGGATTAACAAGTTCAAACAGCAATTGGCAAATGTGAATTTACCGGTTCTGGCAATTTGGGGAAGCAGCGATCGCATTGTACCAGCCAAGCAAGCCGATGTTTTAAAACAAACCATGCCCAACGTACGCAAGGTTATTTTAGAAAAAGCCGGTCATGCTTGCTACATGCGTGCCACCGATGAATTTCACAACCATTTGCTGCAATTTTGTCAGGATTATTCGTAA